GCATcaaaaaattggttgatactcgtaatgttcctctccacggaaatctttagtaaaaggcgaaagatTTATACGATCTGAAGAGAAACCAGAGTGTACTGACTATTGCTAGACAACCTTTACGGCCACATTCTAAGACATGACATTGCATTTCATGGTTTGATCGTGTTTTTCCAGGATATCCAGGCTAGTACTTAAAAACGTGTTTAAAACGACAGACATGCGACGTATGTTAGTAAATCTAGTAATAAACGgttttgtctttggtctgcgtacacgcgaaaagcatgatgggaagtaacaatTACGTTGCGCAAAACAGTACACTACATAGCGGGGAAAAAAAGCAATGTAGGCCTAACATAACTTAAAAAGTTATAGAATGTTATTGGGCTGATCGCTTCTGAAAACAAAATTAAAACAATTGTTTTACGTAGACGTATGTTGCTTAAATTCAAGCCAAACCAGAGCCTGTTAAtgtatattagacattctctgccaTTACGTTACAGTGCATGCGCGGTACATTTACACCAGTCTGAAGCTTGTTCTGAAGCTGACAGCAAAAGTACAACAGCGACACCTATTACTATGGCTATCTACACGTAGATAACAAGGATGATAGTGCACTATTATCATAGGACTACTTTGATGTTTGTTCCAAGATACATTGTCTTCATTAGATttttagaaaaaagaaaaaaaagatcctACATCCTTATCCTAGACGTACACAACGTATTATATTAGTTTGACCGTATAACACAATTCTCCAGGTTAACCAGACAGCTTAAGCAAATATGTTTATCTTACCTTCAGCAATAACCCTGGCTATCAATTCAACAATGTCTTTCTCCCCAGAGTCCATTTTATCATAGTGTGACATAAGTCAAATATGAATGACTTTCAGCTCTACTTGAGATCACCCCATCCATTGACTAGCAAGTCTCCCAGCCCATCTTGTTTATGCATGTGAGGGTGTGCTCGGTAGGGAGGCTTATCTACCATTACCAGTCCATTCAGACTGGCCCACCACCCCAAAACTCGTCCATGATAAAAAGCAGTACTGTGAGGTGAAGGAGGGATTGAGAAACATACCACCTGGGTCTTTGACAAGGTTctcattttttgttgtttttgcatCACTGAGTGCTGCCTCTGTGatctacactctcctcctctctctctctctctctctctctctctctctctctctctctctctctctctctctctctctctctctacctctctctctctctcacacacacacacacgcacacgcacacgcacacatcactCACATCACAGGGTCAGAGCAGCACCTTGAGCCATTTACTCAATTACACAACTTTCTAACGCTATACCTTTAAAGTTGTGAGATATTATTGAACACCGGATAGTCAATAAAGGTCTACTCTTGGTAAGTAATGCACAGTATGCCTCAAAGCAAAACGTTTTGTTGATATAGCATACAGTATGTTGAACAAGCTGAAGTGAATGTCAATCCGCGTTGTAACTGATGTGTCAAACCAAATACCGGCTAtgactccacccctccactTTCTGTCTAAATGTGGATGCAGCAGGTGAAATTACATTCAGTTTGCTAGCTACCTACAGTACTTACTGTCAAACTGAATATCCTCTTCATCTTCACTGGGCAACGAAAATACACTTCTCTCGGCTCTTGTGGTGGAGGTAAAATTTCGCCGAATCAAAAAGTTGCTCATGCTTCTACTCGAACTTTCCTCTGGTTTGAGCCCCTTCGATGTCGAACTAGCGAACATAGCGATATGAAGGAAAAGGTGTTGTGAATTTGCTCTACTGAGCAAGCTAAGTAGTTACCTTCACTGTAAACCATATATACCTATATTTAATTTGCCATATTTCCAATTCTTCTACAGTCTACTCTACTCTGTCGCAAACGTTACTTCGTGAGAAATTAAATCGGATTCCAGCCGGGAAAGGCTCCTGTCAGCCATGCCTCACCAACACGATGAAAGGCACCGTCACCTAACTAGGTCCAAGCTAAGGGTGGAGAACAATTCTGTTAATTGCGATGCATATATTATGAGCAAATATTATATTAGAACAGCCTGATCCTATTTTTTTGATCACAGTATTTCAGTGTATTGAATAAGGAGATACGTGTGATCCGAATCGTGTTCATCAGTAAATATGTATGATGATTTTGACCCAGTCCCTGCAGCATGATCTCATATGAGCCTTGTGATTGGCTCTTTTAAGATGATGAAATATCAATGCCATGAGAAATAGGTAAACTTTTGGAGGTCCCATTCCCCCAATCAAAATAAATGGAAACTATCAAGTGAACAGGAAGTTATTAAATGTGGCATATTCCAATCATAGACTGTAGGCCTCTATGATTCCAATGTTAAAAACGTGAAATGTATTTATCTATGAGATTCACACAGTTATACATACGTATCGATAGTAGAAAAAACGCGTTGATAAAAGCTAATATTAAAATAATGAACTTATTTGTAATTATTCGATCTAAGCAAAATTTCAGTCTGCGCTAAAAGTTTGCGTACGTGACGCTCGTGACCAATCAACACCAACTTCTGGTTGCGCGCGGGGATGTTAGAAGCAGTCTGATGAGCCTGACTGTATACCAGTGCATTGCTTTCTCGAGACTTTTATTTTGTCTCGCTTTAGAATTTACAGTTCATTGCATTGTCCAGTTTTGTAGATAGTTAAATATGGTCTTTCGTCTGTAGAGCAGTAGTCAGTATGACAGATGCTTGGTAAGTACGCAAATAGCTGTAGTTAAATAGCTTAAACTATTATAGCCGACAGAGTCGGTAATTATTCACTTTACAATCTAACTTGTTTAGTAGCGTACATTACCAAGGACtttagatagctagctagcgaccTACTAATAACTCGCAATCTGCAGCCATGTAATTCGGTTGATTCCTTCTCTCTCCGCACAGTGTCGAGCCGGCTCAGGCTATCAAGGCCATAGACAGGCACTCAGTGCACCAGATCTGCTCTGGTCAGGTGGTGCTGACTCTGGCCACTGCCGTCAAGGAACTGGTTGAGAACAGTATCGATGCAGGGGCAACTAATGTTGGTGAGTGTCATGATGTGTCTTCGAATAGTGCTACAAAGGTACACAGCTGGGTGGTAAGTACCTTCGGATTGTATTGTGTTGTAGTTTGTACACGGCACTACAGTGGTCTGTCATCCTGCAGACATCAAACTGAAAGACAGTGGAGTAGAGCTGGTGGAGGTGTCTGACAACGGCAAAGGAGTGGAGGAGGCCAACTTTGAAGGACTGAGTGCGTGGCATCTTTTATCCATCACTAAAGGAACTGTGCACTTGCTGTGCTAGTTCCCAAACTTCTGCAAGCACCAtgctgttttgttgttggataTTAAGTTGTTTACAAAGTTGTTACATAGCTGTATCTCTCTCCTTGCCTTAAGCTCTGAAGCACTACACTTCCAAGCTGAGAGATTTCTCAGACCTTATCCACGTGGAGACATTTGGCTTCAGAGGTGAAGCCCTcagctctctctgtgctctgagGTAGGACAATGTGTTCAAAATAGTGCTCATGTTGGTGGCTtctgtctcttcttctctcactctctctctctctgtccgtccacCCCTTCCCTTTCCAGCAACCTGAGTGTTGTGACCTGCCATGAGTCAGTTCAGGTAGGCACCAAGCTGGTGTTTGACCACAGTGGTCACCTGGTGCAGCGGTCGCCCTGTCCCAGGCAGCCTGGCACCTCAGTCATCCTGCAGCATCTCTTCTACACCCTGCCTGTCAGACACAAGGAGTTCCAGCGCAACATCAAGAAGGTGGGtgaaaggagaaggggaggtatAACAGGGTCTATGTTGGGATACTAGGCCCTGTCTTATCATGATTACTCACAAACTGTTTTTAGCCCGCTGTATGCTGACGATCTGCATAATCCTTTATGCCGGAGGCCCGTTTGAATATAAGGTGGACAGTTAACGCTGTGTTTACCAAGCTGTCTTTTTTCCCCTCATGTCAGGATTTCACAAAGATGGTCCACGTGCTCCAGTCCTACTGCATTATCTCCTCAGGGGTGCGCATCACCTGCACCAACCAGACAGGGCAAGGCAAACGCAGCCCAGTGCTCAACACCGGTGGCAGCCACAGCATGAGGGACAACATAGGGGCCATATTTGGACCGAAGCAGGTAAGAACGTCTTCTTCTTTGGATTCCATAACACCAACGCTATGGCTCTGACGATTTGGTTCTCCCACAGCTTCAGAACCTCCTCCCGTTCCAGCAGCTATCTCCTACAGAGAACGTCAAGGAGGACTATGGGCTCACAGGGGCGGAGCTACCGCAAGAACTGTTCACGTGAGTTCTAGGGTTCTCCATACCAACTCAGGTTGATGGGATTGCCGCTGGGTTATTTTGTGTTTAGGTCTGTTCTTAGGTCAGCCTCTCACAGGAGCCTGAAGATGAGTTCGCGAATGGTTGGCCTAGGACTTATGGTTCGCTAGGCTCAGTTATGAACTGTCTAACGTAGTTCTTCTTTTGTGGGGTTGTTCTTGCAGCATCTCTGGGTTTATATCCCGGGGGGACCACGGGGTGGGGAGAAGTGCCACTGACAGACAGTTCTTCTTCATCAACAACCGCCCGTGTGATCCTACGAAGGTAAGTAGAACTTACTTTTAACCGAGATGAGATATCAAAGTAATTATACGTGGAAGGTTTTGCGTTTTGTATTGACGTGTTTCTCATCTTCTAGGTTTCTAAACTTGTGAATGAGGTTTATCACATGTTCAACAGACATCAGTATCCCTTTGTTGCTCTGAACATAGCTGTGGCCTCAGGTAAACAACGTGCAAAGTAAACGTGACTGTATGGAAGTCCGAAATGTTCTCCGCCTCTATAGTCCACctgagtgtttgtttgtgtgttttccagaTTGTGTGGATGTAAACGTGACACCAGACAAGCGTCAGATCTTCCTACAGGAGGAGAAGCTGCTGCTAGCCATCCTTAAGAGCTCACTCATCTCCATGTACGAAACAGGCGTCAACAAGTTCAGCCTCAACCACACAGCTTTACCTAGCACCAGTAAGAACCTTTCAATTATTGTTATCACATATTGTTGTAGTGTGTTATATTTGTTTTGTCTCCTTATTTGTTAGATATTTATTTCTGCTGTTACAGCTGCTATTATCGTTGACAGTTTCTTAGAATTTTAGTTTTGTGACATTTGTTTTGTCTGTTCCTCCCTAGATTCTTACCAACCTGCGGAGTCTGAAGAAGGATGTCAGGTGGTTCCGTCAGCTGAGAGTGTTCTAGAACCCAAGGACAACTCAGAGGCTGTGCTCCTAAGCCCAAAGTCCTCCTCTCTGAACCTGGCTGGGCTTAAAGCTGCCTTCTCTGTGCACAGCAACCAGGGTACAAGGAACCCCACAAACGTATCCAGAGCTGTCAGTGGCGGTCCCACTCAAAAAAAGCTACAGTCTTTTTTCGGAGGGTCTCAGAAGGGTAACACTCACAGACCAACTTCACACTTCCCATCGAGACCCACCAGAGATGTCCTTAAGGGTTCCCCAGCAGGCCGGTCTGTGTTGGAGGGGTTTAGGTATGGGAGGTCTTCAGACAATGATTTAGACTCGAGCAGAGAGGGCACACTGTCAGAGTGTGACTCTACCACAGCAACCCCTGAGAGCCTGCAAGGTAAAGGGTCAGAGTTCAACTCTCCTGATGCTACGGACATCGTCAGCAATCCTGGTACTAAAAACGATATATTTGATGAACATTTAGACAACGAGAAACCATCAGACTATCATAGTGAACCATACCTTTCCACTGCAAGCACAGACTTAAGCCCTGAGGCCAAAAAGCCTAAGTTGGAGGATGACCGTTTCTCCTCAGACAGCCAGGATTCAGCCCAAGCCTGCATTGAGGGATCTTCTGGCCCGAGGGTGGATGCCCCCAGGCGTTTCCAGAAGAGGATGGAGCCACTGCAGTTCTCCGTCCCAGAGCTTAAGGGGAAGGTGCGGAGGCTgcagcagaggcagagagacagggacgaGGACAGACTGAGATACAGACGCTTCAGGGCTAAGATCAATCCTGGAGAGAACCAGAGTGCAGAAGACGAGCTGAAGAAGGAAATCAGGTTTGATGCTAGTGGTTGTTCTGATTACTAATAAACCACAAGAAGGAATGGTCATCCTAATTTGGGTTAGTCAAAGTCAAACCCCTTATTGTAAGGCCTCTGTTGTCCAGCTGTATTACTAAAAGTTTACACCCGCTCTCCTCCATAGTAAAAGACATGTTTAAGGAGATGGAGATCATCGGCCAGTTCAACCTTGGATTCATCGTCACCAAGCTAAATGATGACATCTTCATTATCGACCAGCATGCCACCGACGAGAAGTATAACTTCGAGATGCTTCAGCGGCACACTGCTTTGCAGGGGCAGAGACTCATAGTGTGAGAAATCTCGACAATACTCTCAAAGCTCCCACGTTGTTTAATAGTGGAGCGCAGTATCTGTCATACTCAGACTACAGAATCAACACAACtgtgtgacaaacacacagctacTTACAAATGTTCAACAAATCGTTCACTTCCATCCTCTGTCATGTCTTTTTAGACCTCAGAACCTCCATCTAACCGCAGTCAGTGAAAACGTTCTCATGGAGAACCTGGAGATCTTCCGGAAGAATGGCTTTGACTTCCTCATCGATGAGGATGGTAGGAGGACAGCACCTGTCTCATGATTTCAAAGTCTCAGAATGAGACATATACAGGATATGCCATAACAGCGCTTGCATGTGATGTCGGTCTGACTGGGATCTGGCTGTGTGTCCGCACCCCTGCAGCCCAGGTGATGGAGCGCGTGAAGCTGGTGTCCCTCCCCACCAGTAAGAACTGGACGTTCGGCCCAGGGGACATCGAGGAGCTCATCTTCATGCTGAGTGACTGCCCAGGGGTCATGTGCAGACCGTCCCGGGTCAGACACATGTTTGCCTCCCGAGCCTGCAGGAAATCTGTGAGTGTGACGTGACTTGATTGATTCAAGATGGTTGGTATTTAATATGATTTGTATAATATTATCTTTTGTACATATAGAAATGTACTCATAGGACACTGAATACCTTTTCAGACCTGGATGAACAATGAAGTTGTATTTATCTAGTCTTGGTATAGCAGTACAATAATATCCT
This DNA window, taken from Hypomesus transpacificus isolate Combined female chromosome 13, fHypTra1, whole genome shotgun sequence, encodes the following:
- the pms2 gene encoding mismatch repair endonuclease PMS2, whose product is MTDACVEPAQAIKAIDRHSVHQICSGQVVLTLATAVKELVENSIDAGATNVDIKLKDSGVELVEVSDNGKGVEEANFEGLTLKHYTSKLRDFSDLIHVETFGFRGEALSSLCALSNLSVVTCHESVQVGTKLVFDHSGHLVQRSPCPRQPGTSVILQHLFYTLPVRHKEFQRNIKKDFTKMVHVLQSYCIISSGVRITCTNQTGQGKRSPVLNTGGSHSMRDNIGAIFGPKQLQNLLPFQQLSPTENVKEDYGLTGAELPQELFTISGFISRGDHGVGRSATDRQFFFINNRPCDPTKVSKLVNEVYHMFNRHQYPFVALNIAVASDCVDVNVTPDKRQIFLQEEKLLLAILKSSLISMYETGVNKFSLNHTALPSTNSYQPAESEEGCQVVPSAESVLEPKDNSEAVLLSPKSSSLNLAGLKAAFSVHSNQGTRNPTNVSRAVSGGPTQKKLQSFFGGSQKGNTHRPTSHFPSRPTRDVLKGSPAGRSVLEGFRYGRSSDNDLDSSREGTLSECDSTTATPESLQGKGSEFNSPDATDIVSNPGTKNDIFDEHLDNEKPSDYHSEPYLSTASTDLSPEAKKPKLEDDRFSSDSQDSAQACIEGSSGPRVDAPRRFQKRMEPLQFSVPELKGKVRRLQQRQRDRDEDRLRYRRFRAKINPGENQSAEDELKKEISLHPLSSIVKDMFKEMEIIGQFNLGFIVTKLNDDIFIIDQHATDEKYNFEMLQRHTALQGQRLIVPQNLHLTAVSENVLMENLEIFRKNGFDFLIDEDAQVMERVKLVSLPTSKNWTFGPGDIEELIFMLSDCPGVMCRPSRVRHMFASRACRKSVMIGTPLSVSEMKKLVLHMGEIEQPWNCPHGRPTMRHLANLDMISPD